A region of Panthera uncia isolate 11264 chromosome D4, Puncia_PCG_1.0, whole genome shotgun sequence DNA encodes the following proteins:
- the LOC125921197 gene encoding cytoskeleton-associated protein 4-like isoform X2, with amino-acid sequence MRPPPACGPCALPGAQLAQAAARNGAGGRWLALSGTAECAWRGRAASEGAGFPFPSSRGARPLARPMGALGGVTCSPPPPPPKRRPEPRAPPGQQPPQPPPLGRGAGDAGGRGGGGGGAGAGTGRGQSAAARVYSRE; translated from the coding sequence ATGAGGCCTCCACCAGCGTGTGGTCCCTGCGCGCTCCCAGGTGCGCAGTTGGCGCAGGCGGCGGCGCGGAACGGCGCCGGCGGGCGCTGGCTGGCGCTCTCAGGTACGGCAGAGTGCGCGTGGAGGGGGCGCGCAGCGAGCGAAGGGGCGGGCTTTCCGTTCCCCAGCAGCCGCGGGGCCCGCCCCCTGGCTCGGCCAATGGGCGCGCTGGGCGGTGTCACGtgctcgccgccgccgccgccgccgaagCGGAGACCGGAGCCGCGAGCGCCACCAGGGCAgcagccgccgcagccgccgccgctgGGCAGAGGAGCCGGAGACGCGGGCGGAcgaggtggcggcggcggcggagcgGGAGCGGGGACCGGGCGCGGGCAGAGCGCGGCGGCGCGG